ATCGATGATATCGTTGAGAGAACTTAGGTTGTAGATATCCGTGACATCCGTGTATCAGTGATATCAATGATAAAACTTAGATAGATATTGGTGATATCAATGATATCAATAAAAGGAGTCTATCGATTATAGACTTGTATCATTGATAAGAATTTGAGTTTTTAATCTTTTCTTATACTTAGGCCTATTTTTGTGCTATATCTACAATTTTTTATCCTAATGCTACGTATGCTATTATTTTGGGTTTGATTGCATTTATGCAACCACCACAAAAAAATTTCCAATCATTTTTTACGCTTGCAAATGCCAGATGGAGCCCACGAACCCTTTTAATATAAACTACAACACATGTCGTgctgaaattgaagaagaaaacaatgaattTAAAACGAAAAACACAAGtggataaaaatattattattttgtgagATCAAAAAAGCCATCCCATGAcccataataaaaatattattattttcccAATACATAtgtattaagaaaaataaatatgttatacacgtgaaaattttaaatagagaaaatgaatttgaatttgtttgacgaaaatatttgaatgtttcGAATCAATATCTCACTatatgttttcaaactattaatatatattgttttaataatatGTGACATAAGATAAtgactacatttttttttactagttgaattataaattatctatTTAACTTTATACTTTATGTCAAAAGAATACTTTCAATATTTACAAGTTTCAatatctttaattatttttattcaataaactaaCCGTAAGAATATTTTGAactatttttaaagtttaaatacattttttgaaaatttctaaaattgaaggtattttttattcaaaacaataattttcattcaaaactaacgataaagatattttttaactGTTTTGAAGTTTAAGAATAGTTTTTAAACTCttaaaaattcaagaatattttttctactcttttaaaatgtttatgggtattttatataatttggtATGGAttgttttgaataaaatttaaataatttattacaattatcacaaaaaaattataagggaatagtttaattaatttctatatttgaaagcAACTCTAATTTAATGTCAATTAATCCttactattaatttaattgattattgaatataattatactatttagacttaataaatttcaaccaGGATatttaccataaaatatttatgttattgttaggaaaattatttcaaatgataaaactgttaaaaatatttataaaatatagtaaaattttataactatcaattatagacgtcgatagatactgatagatttctcttagtgatattgatagacactaatagaagtctatcaacgtctattattgatagttctaaaattttgttatatcttgtaaatattttagtttatttttctatatttagaaAAAGCCCTTATTGTTgccttaactattaaaaaaaaaaagtaatatttattaatattctaACTAATTTATAGTTAGGGatttttagatataaaaaatatataaaaatattttttagaaaaataaattagaaatatttaattatatccaaTGACGTTTTGGACATGCATTTCAAAAGCAACCATAGTACGCGTTGGCTGCCAGAAGTTGTAGTTTGAATATCCAATGACTTCAAATTTGGCAATTCTGGTTTCCTCTTACCATTTGCCACATTATCCAACCCAAATAACCTTCTatataaacaaaactcctttcatttttcttctcaaaACTTAATCCAAAACACAAATacatcaaaaaaataaaaataaaataaaatgaatacaTCAATGAGTTCCTTTGCctgcctcttcttcttcctcggaGCTCTCGTACACGTCAGTGTTGCCGTCGAACATAAGGTCGGAGGCAATTTCGGTTGGAACCTACCATCGACTCCCACCTTCTTCTCTGATTGGGCTAACAGTAGACCTTTCTTCGTTGGCGATAAACTCAGTAATTATTACCCttttttaaatacttaaaaagtAGTTATCAACTTGTTTAAATCATGTACTAATAAAAGTATGtcttttggttttttctttcttgaagTATTTGAATCAAGAGCCAATGAGACTCACTCTATTGGTCAGCCAGAATCTCAAGCAAATTTTGACGGGTGTGTCAAGCCaggattttttttcaataaaatcattttcatttccttGGATCGACCGGGTCGTCGATATTTTATCTCGACCATTGGAAATGACTGCAATGCAGGCATGAAATTTGCTGTTAATGTTTTACCAAAACTTGGAACGATACCAAACTCCACAACCAAAGTTGGGGCATGGCCTGCGCTTCTCTTTGCTCTTGCAAATATCATGGCtaattctctcttcttcttttgagATATATGGCCAAGTGAAGTGGTTTCCATGTTTCAAAATTCTATTATTCTTTTCTCAGccaattgtcataatgtattgtAGTGTGACTTAACCTATTCATTTATTCCAATAAATTATCATTAAGATAATGCTTGATATATGAA
This genomic window from Benincasa hispida cultivar B227 chromosome 4, ASM972705v1, whole genome shotgun sequence contains:
- the LOC120076271 gene encoding cucumber peeling cupredoxin-like; protein product: MNTSMSSFACLFFFLGALVHVSVAVEHKVGGNFGWNLPSTPTFFSDWANSRPFFVGDKLIFESRANETHSIGQPESQANFDGCVKPGFFFNKIIFISLDRPGRRYFISTIGNDCNAGMKFAVNVLPKLGTIPNSTTKVGAWPALLFALANIMANSLFFF